The genomic DNA GTCGCTGTGATAATGCGCAATTTCCTCGCTCTTTTACTCACGACATCTTGCCTGCAAGTGGTCGATCTTCAATCAGCGAACGCACAGAACTTGCGTGTGTATACGAATGTCACTGACGTCTCGGACGCTGAGAATCCCAGACCACTTTCTCACAGTCTCACACTCTTCCATGGGGGACGTGTTTACGATTACATGCCAGAAGTGGGCGAAGTTGTCATCTTTGAACCGATCCATCATCGATTCATCATCTTAGGTAAGAACTACGCCGCGACAGAAGTTTCCTTCGCCGAAATCAATCATTTTCTGGAGACGGCACAAACCAAAGCGGTGCAATATATTGATGAACTGGCAACATCGCCCGATGCCGACTCAGCGGCAAAAGCAGCCGCCATGCGGTTTCAATTGACACCAGAATTCCAAGAGACTTTCGACAACGCCTCCAATCGCCTGACGCTCAGTGGGACTGAGATCGAATACAGCGTACTCACTCAACCGGTTGAAGCGACGAATGCGGTCAACCAATATCTGGAGTACGCTGATTGGACAAAACGGTTGAATTTTGTTTTACATCGTCACGACTCGCTTCCCCAAGCACGCTTGAAAGTTAATCAGAAATTACGAGACAGAAACGTTCTTCCACGTGTTGTCGAGTTGACCATGCACTTGCACCCACCAGTAAAGTTCCGTGCAGAGCACCGATTTTCTGATTCTTTCCAGTCCGCAGATCGCAGGCTGATCAGTCAATGGGAGCAAACTTTAGAGTCAGACAACATTCGCTGGATGACATTCCGTAAATACCAGCAAAATCTGCTGGTCAGAGCTGATTGAACCTCACCGCAACTCAGAAATCACAAGCTTCGGGATTTTTCAATTCCCAGCCATCCTCCAGAACCGTCCCTCTTGGAACAACGATCACTCCATCACGAATGATCACATCTCCACAACGAGCATCATCCGGGCAGTTAGCTGGCTTGACGATTTTCACGTTTTTGCCGATGCAGCAATTTTTATCAACGATGGCCCCTTCGATGTGAGTTCCGGCACCGATACCCAAAAGTGGATCACCTGAAACTTCCTGATTTGCACGGCGATCGCTGCGATAATAATCTGCCCCCATTAAGACAACGCCACTCAGAACGGCCCCTTCGCCAACATGGCTGCGAAGCCCGATCAAACTGCGGGTGATGCTCACATTCTTTTCGATGACGCATCCATCGGCAATGAGACTTTGTTTCACTTTGGCATCATCAAGGCGAGTCGATGGCAAGAAACGTGGTCGTGTATAGATCGGCAGATCAGCGTTGTGCATTTCGAACGGCGGATTCGGAAGAGTCATCTCCAGCTGAGATTCATAGAACGCCTTGATCGTTCCGATGTCTTCCCAGTACCCGTCGAACAGAAATGATTGCACGTGTTTAGCCCGGATCGCAGCTGGGAAAATTTCTTTTCCGAAATCCTGATAGTCGGTCTTCTCCAGCAAGTCTACGAGAGTGCTGCGATTGAACAGGTAGATCCCCATACTCGCCAGGTATTCTCGCCCTTTGCTTTCAATGCCTTGCTCATCAATCCATTCAGGACTTGTCCGAACATGGGCCAGTTCAGAATCTGACTCTGGTTTTTCCAAGAAGCCGACAACACGCCCACTATCGTCCAGCTTCGTGATGCCAAATGCAGAGGCAGCCTCTTTATCAATCGGAAGAGTGGCAATAGTCACATCGGCCTGGGCGCCCTGATGGACTTTCAGCATCTTTGCAAAGTCCATTCGATAGAGTTGATCACCTGAAAGGATCAAGACATAATCGATGCCCGGTTGCTGAATGTAGCGAAGCTGCTTTCGAACGGCGTCTGCAGTTCCCTGATACCAGTCAGCCCCATCATTATTCGTTTGCTGAGCAGCGAGGATCTCAACAAACCCACCATTGAATGGGTCAAAGTTGTAGGTTTGCCGAAGATGGCGATGCAAGCTCACAGAATTAAACTGCGTCAGCAAATAGTTCCGACGAATTCCACTATTGATGCAGTTTGAAATGGGAATGTCGATCAACCGATATTTCCCGCCAATCGGGACTGCGGGTTTTGATCGCTCTGAAGTAAGTGGTTGTAACCGGGTTCCCTTCCCTCCGCCGAGTACGAAGCAGACGACGTTGTTCATAAGTTCCTCAATTGGTTCATTTTCATGATCGAGCTTCTTTGATTGTGCCGAAATCGAAACCGAAACGCGAGTCCCGCATGCAACGGATTTCTCAAACATTCTTCTTTTGATATGCTTGCCTGCCTGCGTCACGCACGGACCGTAAGATCGTTAACGCTGACACCTCTTTTCAATCACATCACTTCAGAAGCGAATCGTACAAACATGGCAACGAAACGAGGCGACCACAGACTTACAATTCAAATCGCAGTTGCCATCGTTCTAGCGATTTTGACTGCACTGCTGCTCCCTCATGTGGTGGCGATTGGGCAAGACACGACTGTAGAGTCCAGCAGTGATCAACTTGTCGCTCGAGCGAATTATATTCTTGTTCCGCTTCGTCTGGGCGGCGAGGTTTTCTTGCGGCTCCTCAAGATGCTGGTTGTCCCACTTGTGATTGTCTCAGTGATGTCGGGAATTCTCGGGTTGGGTGATGTAAGAAAACTGGGCAAACCTGGTTTAGCTGCCGTCTCTTATTACCTCGTAACGACCATTCTGGCCGTCTTCGTGGGGATCATTCTCGTCAACCTGATGAACCCCGGTGGTCAGGCAATCGACGAAGCGACGAAAGCGGAGTTGGTGAACTCCGAAGCCTCCGTCAAAGAGAAAGTCTATTCAGCCGTTGCCGAACATTCCGGAACCACTGACGACAATGTCGCCAGCATTTTCGGAGACGACGAATACACCGAACGTAAAAACCCCAGAATTTCACGAGTGCTGGAAAACCTCATTCTCATGATGTTTACCGACAACCTCGTTCGTTCGGCAGCGAACATGGAACTGCTGCCGCTCATTTTCTTTTCCATCTTCTTTGCTGGCCTGCTCACAACTTTGGGCTCAAGGGTTGATTTGATCGTCAACTTTATTCAGCAAATGAATGATGCACTCATGAGCTTCATTTTGCTCATCATGCGTTTTGCTCCGCTCGGGATCTTCTGTCTCGTCGCTGCACGGTTTGGTCAGGCAAATGTTCACGGAGAATTCTTTGACGAACTTCGTAAAACAGGAAGCTACTCATTGACAGTTCTGACGGGACTTGCGGTCCACGCGTTCATCACATTGCCAGCAATCCTGTATTTCTTCACCCATAGAAACCCGTATAAGTTCATGTTCCAGATGTCACAGGCTTTACTGACCGCCTTCTCTACTGGAAGCTCCTCAGCCACTCTTCCTGTAACCATGGAATCTGCCGTCGACGAGGGAAATATTTCGAAGAAGTCTGTCGACTTCGTCCTTCCTTTGGGAGCGACAATTAACATGGACGGAACGGCTCTTTATGAAGCAGTCGCTGCCATTTTCATCGCTCAAGTGGTCGGCGCCGATTTGACTCTGTCGCAACAACTCATAGTCGCCGTTACCGCCACTCTGGCAGCGATCGGAGCCGCCGGAATTCCAGAAGCGGGGCTTGTCACAATGGTGATCGTCCTGACCGCTGTCGGTTTGCCGATCGAATACATGAGCCTGATTCTCTCCGTGGATTGGCTCCTCGACCGCTTCCGCACAACTGTCAATGTCTTCGGAGATGCCTGCGGTGCCGCTGTCGTTGAAAAAACATTCCCGCCTGAAGAACTCATAGCGGACTCGGTGTAACAAATTACTGATGTGAGAAATCAAGTGGGGCAAAACTTGCCGCCACTCACGCACGGTTCGAAACGTGACATACGAATTGATCTCGCGCGTGGCGTCGCCTTGCTGATCCTGGTTTCCGACCATCTCCCGGGAAATCCATTACGAGCCATCACGCCCGTTTCGTGGGGACTCGCGGACATGGCGGAGGTCTTTGTATTGCTCTCTGGTTATGTTTTTGGACTTGGGATACTGAAGCGACAATCACAATCGGAACCACAACTCATT from Thalassoglobus polymorphus includes the following:
- a CDS encoding glucose-1-phosphate adenylyltransferase translates to MNNVVCFVLGGGKGTRLQPLTSERSKPAVPIGGKYRLIDIPISNCINSGIRRNYLLTQFNSVSLHRHLRQTYNFDPFNGGFVEILAAQQTNNDGADWYQGTADAVRKQLRYIQQPGIDYVLILSGDQLYRMDFAKMLKVHQGAQADVTIATLPIDKEAASAFGITKLDDSGRVVGFLEKPESDSELAHVRTSPEWIDEQGIESKGREYLASMGIYLFNRSTLVDLLEKTDYQDFGKEIFPAAIRAKHVQSFLFDGYWEDIGTIKAFYESQLEMTLPNPPFEMHNADLPIYTRPRFLPSTRLDDAKVKQSLIADGCVIEKNVSITRSLIGLRSHVGEGAVLSGVVLMGADYYRSDRRANQEVSGDPLLGIGAGTHIEGAIVDKNCCIGKNVKIVKPANCPDDARCGDVIIRDGVIVVPRGTVLEDGWELKNPEACDF
- a CDS encoding dicarboxylate/amino acid:cation symporter, whose amino-acid sequence is MATKRGDHRLTIQIAVAIVLAILTALLLPHVVAIGQDTTVESSSDQLVARANYILVPLRLGGEVFLRLLKMLVVPLVIVSVMSGILGLGDVRKLGKPGLAAVSYYLVTTILAVFVGIILVNLMNPGGQAIDEATKAELVNSEASVKEKVYSAVAEHSGTTDDNVASIFGDDEYTERKNPRISRVLENLILMMFTDNLVRSAANMELLPLIFFSIFFAGLLTTLGSRVDLIVNFIQQMNDALMSFILLIMRFAPLGIFCLVAARFGQANVHGEFFDELRKTGSYSLTVLTGLAVHAFITLPAILYFFTHRNPYKFMFQMSQALLTAFSTGSSSATLPVTMESAVDEGNISKKSVDFVLPLGATINMDGTALYEAVAAIFIAQVVGADLTLSQQLIVAVTATLAAIGAAGIPEAGLVTMVIVLTAVGLPIEYMSLILSVDWLLDRFRTTVNVFGDACGAAVVEKTFPPEELIADSV